The sequence below is a genomic window from Blastocatellia bacterium.
AATGCCCCATTCGCCAGGAGCGCGACGAACAACTCGTCACCAGGCGGAAAGACGCCGGCCACCTCAAGCGCAAAGTCCGCCAGATCGTGCACGACAGGATCGTCACTGCTGATAAGAAACGCTCCGAGTAGCGACGAAATGGAGCGGATCGGGCGTTCGCCGAAGGACAGCGGAGCACTCACCAGTGGGACGCCCTCGCCATACGCATCGAGGTTGATCGTGTTCCTCTGGGGCATGGCCGGCCCCGAGGAAATGAGCGTGGCAATGACCGCAAGAGCAACTACACTACGTGCCAGCTTTCGCGTCATCTATACCCCCTTTCTACTGAGCGGCTCTACCCCGTCAGGAGCGGCCGCTACTATGGATCTTTAGGAGTTCCTCAGTTGCCTGCGAACTCCTTGGTCAGCAGGACAATAGCCCACAAAGACCCGTTGGTCAAGAGAAGGCGTTGGCCGAAGAATCCCCCAATGGCAAACACGAGAACAAAAGATAGAACCGCATGCCTGATCATAGCTGCCTCCCACCATGCATGCTATTCTTCGCTTGGATCCACAAGGAGTTTTCGTATCCCGCAATCCGCTGGGATATCGCCACGCCGCGAAACGATAAAATCACCTCTCCGAGCCGACGGGCCATGGACATCTATCAGGACCTACTGCTACACCACTCGAATTCGATGCTCCCCCACCAGGCTGCGGTGTTGCCCGCTGACACCGTAAAGCATCACTCGATAGCTTCCCGCGTGGAGCGATTCTGCCGGGTGCCGGGCCACCAATGCTCCATACCGATCCTTCTTCAACCCCTCTACAGTCTGAATGGTCCGATGATTGCTGGAGTGCAACTCCAGGCGGAAGTTCTCCGATCGAGCGCCAGGATCCACTTCGATCCAAAGGATGATGCTTCTTGCGCCAGTCGGGACGACGAGAGTATTCACGCTACTTTCGCCCGCTCTGGTGGCCTCAAGCATCATCAACGGGACGTTGGCCTCTACACCAGTCAGTCGAGCAAGCTCGTTCTGCAACTGCTGCCGCAACTCGCGTTCGTAACGCAATTGCCCAACCGATAGGGTCAGAGATTGTCGCTCTTGCTCAAGTTGCCGACGGGTTTGCTCCTGCCTCGTTAACTCTTCACGCATTAGAGGCATTCGATACAGAAGCAACCTGACAACGACACCTGCGAGCACAACGGCTACCGATGCCGTTACCGTTAGATGAGGCTTCACCCAGCCTGGTCGGACAAGCAGACTACTCCGGCAGGTTGAAGGGCAGTTTGAGGGTCCAGCCATCCCTGCCCTGCCGCGCACCGCACGCCGGCAATGAATCGTTCGGTCGCCTGCAGGGCCTCCAGGCACTCGTCGCACTCGAAAAAGTGCTCCTGAAATGCTCGCCGCTCCTCCGGGCCCAATTCGCCCCGGAGGTACGGCTCGATTACGTCGTGTCGTTCGATTTCTTGACGAGTCATGTTGAATCCCAAAACGTGAAGCGTGAAACATGAATTGCAACCCGCGGACCGCACATGCGGTTGCATCCTTCACGTTTTGCGTTTCACATTGTAAGTGGTCCCTCGCTTCATTTTGTATCAACTTTCTTTGTCAATCGCCGATACACATCACGAAAATGGCGAAGCGCGCTCGATTTGACAGCCGTAACCGCTCGACTTTGATGCCGAGACGGGTGGCGATTTGCTCCTTTGACAGCTCTTCGTAGTAGTACAACCGCAAGAACTCCCGTTCTTTTGGCTTCAATCGCCTGATGGTCTTTTCGATACCCTGCTTTACGTGTGCATCAACAACCGCAGGCGTCGGAGGATGGCGTTGAATATATTCCGGGGCGACCTCCTGCTCTCGTTGATTACGCTAAACCATCTCTTGAACGACATGATAGGCCGTTGTCAAAAGGAATGACGCCAGGGCCTCCGGCGAATGCAACTGGCCCTGCCGGATGGCCCGGATCACTCGCAGGAACGTCTCAGCGCGAGCTTCTTCAGCATCGTGAGGCGAGCCCAGTTCTCCGGGCGCCAGGTAATACACCTGCACGGAGTACTTTTCGTACAATAACGGCAAGGCTTACGTTTTCGCCACGCTGGATCCTCGCCCCGAGTTCCGCATCCGGGACCGCCAACGCCTCCCTTTGCATTGGTTAAGCATATTCTCCTCAGATTCTCACCGCGTCCCTATTATCTTTGTCCCGAGAGCACAGTAACAAGCTTCCCTACAGTAACAGGAAAAAAGATGAACCGACCCCCAATTTCTTGATACAAATGAGCCCTCCCATCCACTTATTTATGTGGGATGGCAATTCTCGCCCATACTGGGAAGACCAGCAAGATGTCACACATCGAATTAAACTCAAATGGGAAGGCTGGGGACCCCGCCACCCGACCGAAGGGGGGAGAATGAGAGCCGAACTAAATCGAACCCGCGTCTTCTCTAAGGGAGCAAAGGACTTCGCCTCCGGACAATCCCGGCTGAAACTGATCAGGCAAGAGACCTCTGGCAGGCACGCCGTCATGCGGGAATCGTCGTCGCATCCGCTCCTCCAGTTGACGGTTTTCACGGAGCCATGAAGATCGAGCATAACCTGATCAGCCGGTCTTCCTTAAGAGGCACCTTCGTCTTTGGCAGCGGCAATGCAACGGAGATCCGAGTTGAACAGGAAAATCACCAGTCAACCCCTTCTGAGGAACTTAGGCGTGACCATCATCAACGCGCGGGCATCGGTTGAAGGAAACAAGGCGAGCAGC
It includes:
- a CDS encoding sigma factor, encoding MYEKYSVQVYYLAPGELGSPHDAEEARAETFLRVIRAIRQGQLHSPEALASFLLTTAYHVVQEMV
- a CDS encoding zf-HC2 domain-containing protein; the protein is MTRQEIERHDVIEPYLRGELGPEERRAFQEHFFECDECLEALQATERFIAGVRCAAGQGWLDPQTALQPAGVVCLSDQAG
- a CDS encoding sigma factor-like helix-turn-helix DNA-binding protein; protein product: MQRHPPTPAVVDAHVKQGIEKTIRRLKPKEREFLRLYYYEELSKEQIATRLGIKVERLRLSNRARFAIFVMCIGD